One Coriobacteriia bacterium genomic window, CGACGACCGCGCCGTGGTACTCGACATCACCTCGGAGGAGTCCATCGCCTCGGTCTACGACCATGTGATCGCCACATCGGGCAGCCTGGACGTGCTCGTGAACTGCGCGTACCCCCGCACCGGCGACTGGGGCGAGAAGCTCGACACGGAGTCGCTGGATTCGTGGCGCGAGAACCTCGACAGCCACCTCGGCGGCTACTTCGCCACGTCCCGCGAGGCGGCACGCCGCATGGCCGAAGCGGGCGGCGGCGCCATCATCAACTTCGCCTCGATCTACGGGGTCGTCGGGCCGAGCTATGAGGTCTATGACGGCACGTCGATGACGATGCCCAGTGCGTACGCGGCCATCAAGGGCGGGATCATCGGCATCACCCGTCTGCTTGCTACGTATTACGGGCCGAGCGGTGTGCGCTGCAACTGTGTTTCGCCGGGCGGCGTCGAGGACCGCCAGGCCGAGGCGTTCGTAGAGCGCTATGCGACGCTCACGCCCCTCGGCCGGATGGCTAAGCCGCGCGACATCGTGGGTGCGGTCGTCTTCCTGGCGTCCGATGCGGGCGCGTACGTTACCGGGCAGAACATCATCGTTGACGGCGGGTGGTCGGCGCGATGAGCGTGCCGGTGCCCGAGCGCGTCTGTGTGGTCGGCAGCGGGTCGATCGCCCAGCGTCACGTGCGCAACTTGCTCGCGATGGCTGTGAGTGAGGTCGTCGTGGTGACGGCGCGCGACGTCTCGGAGGTTGAGGAGTTCGGCGACCCGCGCGTGCGCGTGGAGCCGGTGATCCCCGCCAACTGCCCGCGCGTGGCGATCGTGGCGAATGCCACGGATCTGCACGTCGCCACCGCCCGCGCGCTCGTGGCCGCGGGTGCGCATGTGCTCGTGGAGAAGCCGGCCGCCGTCGGGCCTGGAGACGATCTCAACGCCCTTTGCGCCGAGGCCGAGGCCGCCGGCGCGACGGTACTCGTTGCCTACAACCTGCGCTTTCTCGGCGTCTTCCGGCGCATCGCGGAGCTGCTCGAGGGCGGCACGCTCGGACGGCGCCTCTTCGCGCGCATCGAGGTGGGGCAATGGTTGCCCGACTGGCGTCCAGATCGCCCGGTGACGGAGCTCTACAGCGCCTCGGCGGAGCGGGGTGGTGGCGTGGCGCTCGATCTGTCGCACGAGGTGGACTACCTGTACATGCTCTTCGGCCAACCCGTTGACTGGGTGACTCGAACTTCGCACACCAGGATCCTCGGCATCGACGCCCCGGACGTCTTCGACGGCGTCTATTCGTTCGATGACGGCTTCAGCTGCACCGTCCACATGGACTACCTGGAGCGCACGCCCCGGCGTCGTATCCGGTTGGTCGCATCGGCGGGCGTTATCGAGTGTGACATCATCGCCGGGACGCTCGCGGTCACTGCCGGCGGAAGCACCGTCATAGATGACGACCCGACGCTGTTCGATGCCCGG contains:
- a CDS encoding Gfo/Idh/MocA family oxidoreductase, which encodes MSVPVPERVCVVGSGSIAQRHVRNLLAMAVSEVVVVTARDVSEVEEFGDPRVRVEPVIPANCPRVAIVANATDLHVATARALVAAGAHVLVEKPAAVGPGDDLNALCAEAEAAGATVLVAYNLRFLGVFRRIAELLEGGTLGRRLFARIEVGQWLPDWRPDRPVTELYSASAERGGGVALDLSHEVDYLYMLFGQPVDWVTRTSHTRILGIDAPDVFDGVYSFDDGFSCTVHMDYLERTPRRRIRLVASAGVIECDIIAGTLAVTAGGSTVIDDDPTLFDARGSYTAELEAFFSAITGQTVEGATLPSLEEAARVLELLADRKAC
- a CDS encoding SDR family oxidoreductase is translated as MSDPTTYEDLFSCAGRTVLVTGGAGLLGREVCAALRAWGADVWIADVMADAGDDRAVVLDITSEESIASVYDHVIATSGSLDVLVNCAYPRTGDWGEKLDTESLDSWRENLDSHLGGYFATSREAARRMAEAGGGAIINFASIYGVVGPSYEVYDGTSMTMPSAYAAIKGGIIGITRLLATYYGPSGVRCNCVSPGGVEDRQAEAFVERYATLTPLGRMAKPRDIVGAVVFLASDAGAYVTGQNIIVDGGWSAR